A genomic stretch from Oryzias latipes chromosome 24, ASM223467v1 includes:
- the ccr6 gene encoding C-C chemokine receptor type 6 isoform X1 codes for MIKKMDYLEEDLAGNFTFDYEEPCVYSLNSSMDRKVLPFVHSIICALGLVGNSLVIITYALYKRAKSMTDLYLLNVAIADLLFVLSLPLIIYNEITSWSMGWLSCKLLRGSYSVNLYSGMLLLGCISIDRYLAIVQARRSFRLRSLSYSRLICALIWVFAVLVSIPTFYFYQRYEPFENSTFFLPNEEENEPDDHHYVCDFKHDDRNLAPYFKVMIPSIQLGVGFFLPLLIMIFCYTSIIVTLMKAKNFQRHKAVRVVLAVVVVFVICHLPYNISLLYHTINMFDVVKCQVADTLKVTQNALQAVAYLHCCLNPVLYAFVGVKFRNHFRRIFRDLFCLSKKYMTQRRFSRVTSDMYMSSIRRSVEGSGDSNLSFTM; via the coding sequence ATTAAGAAGATGGATTACTTAGAGGAAGACCTTGCCGGCAACTTCACTTTTGATTACGAAGAGCCATGTGTATACAGTCTGAACAGCAGCATGGACAGAAAGGTTTTGCCGTTTGTTCACTCCATCATCTGTGCTCTAGGCCTGGTGGGGAATAGTCTGGTCATCATCACCTACGCTCTGTACAAAAGGGCCAAGTCCATGACTGACCTCTACCTGCTCAATGTTGCCATTGCTGACCTGCTTTTTGTGCTTTCACTGCCGCTGATCATCTACAATGAGATAACATCCTGGTCCATGGGCTGGCTTTCCTGCAAGCTGCTGCGCGGCTCCTACAGTGTCAATCTGTACAGCGGCATGCTGCTGCTGGGCTGCATCAGCATAGACCGTTACCTTGCCATCGTGCAGGCCCGCCGGAGCTTCAGGCTGCGCTCGTTGTCCTACAGCCGCCTGATCTGCGCCCTCATCTGGGTGTTCGCTGTCCTTGTGTCCATCCCAACCTTTTACTTCTACCAGCGATACGAGCCGTTCGAAAACAGCACTTTCTTTCTTCCAAACGAAGAGGAGAATGAGCCCGATGACCATCATTACGTGTGCGACTTCAAACATGACGACAGAAATTTGGCTCCCTATTTTAAAGTGATGATCCCAAGCATCCAGCTGGGAGTCGGCTTCTTCCTGCCACTGTTAATCATGATCTTCTGCTACACCTCCATCATCGTCACACTAATGAAAGCTAAAAACTTCCAGCGACACAAAGCGGTGCGGGTGGTGTTGGCTGTGGTGGTGGTGTTTGTCATTTGCCACCTTCCCTATAACATCTCTCTGCTGTACCACACCATCAACATGTTCGACGTGGTGAAGTGCCAAGTTGCAGATACTTTGAAAGTGACCCAGAATGCTCTGCAAGCTGTTGCCTACCTGCACTGCTGCCTGAACCCGGTTCTTTATGCTTTTGTTGGAGTTAAGTTCAGGAACCATTTCAGGAGGATCTTTAGAGACCTGTTCTGCCTCAGTAAAAAGTACATGACCCAGCGCCGCTTCTCCAGGGTCACCTCCGACAtgtacatgtcctccatccgCCGCTCTGTGGAGGGATCTGGTGACAGCAACTTGTCTTTCACCATGTAA
- the ccr6 gene encoding C-C chemokine receptor type 6 isoform X2: protein MDYLEEDLAGNFTFDYEEPCVYSLNSSMDRKVLPFVHSIICALGLVGNSLVIITYALYKRAKSMTDLYLLNVAIADLLFVLSLPLIIYNEITSWSMGWLSCKLLRGSYSVNLYSGMLLLGCISIDRYLAIVQARRSFRLRSLSYSRLICALIWVFAVLVSIPTFYFYQRYEPFENSTFFLPNEEENEPDDHHYVCDFKHDDRNLAPYFKVMIPSIQLGVGFFLPLLIMIFCYTSIIVTLMKAKNFQRHKAVRVVLAVVVVFVICHLPYNISLLYHTINMFDVVKCQVADTLKVTQNALQAVAYLHCCLNPVLYAFVGVKFRNHFRRIFRDLFCLSKKYMTQRRFSRVTSDMYMSSIRRSVEGSGDSNLSFTM, encoded by the coding sequence ATGGATTACTTAGAGGAAGACCTTGCCGGCAACTTCACTTTTGATTACGAAGAGCCATGTGTATACAGTCTGAACAGCAGCATGGACAGAAAGGTTTTGCCGTTTGTTCACTCCATCATCTGTGCTCTAGGCCTGGTGGGGAATAGTCTGGTCATCATCACCTACGCTCTGTACAAAAGGGCCAAGTCCATGACTGACCTCTACCTGCTCAATGTTGCCATTGCTGACCTGCTTTTTGTGCTTTCACTGCCGCTGATCATCTACAATGAGATAACATCCTGGTCCATGGGCTGGCTTTCCTGCAAGCTGCTGCGCGGCTCCTACAGTGTCAATCTGTACAGCGGCATGCTGCTGCTGGGCTGCATCAGCATAGACCGTTACCTTGCCATCGTGCAGGCCCGCCGGAGCTTCAGGCTGCGCTCGTTGTCCTACAGCCGCCTGATCTGCGCCCTCATCTGGGTGTTCGCTGTCCTTGTGTCCATCCCAACCTTTTACTTCTACCAGCGATACGAGCCGTTCGAAAACAGCACTTTCTTTCTTCCAAACGAAGAGGAGAATGAGCCCGATGACCATCATTACGTGTGCGACTTCAAACATGACGACAGAAATTTGGCTCCCTATTTTAAAGTGATGATCCCAAGCATCCAGCTGGGAGTCGGCTTCTTCCTGCCACTGTTAATCATGATCTTCTGCTACACCTCCATCATCGTCACACTAATGAAAGCTAAAAACTTCCAGCGACACAAAGCGGTGCGGGTGGTGTTGGCTGTGGTGGTGGTGTTTGTCATTTGCCACCTTCCCTATAACATCTCTCTGCTGTACCACACCATCAACATGTTCGACGTGGTGAAGTGCCAAGTTGCAGATACTTTGAAAGTGACCCAGAATGCTCTGCAAGCTGTTGCCTACCTGCACTGCTGCCTGAACCCGGTTCTTTATGCTTTTGTTGGAGTTAAGTTCAGGAACCATTTCAGGAGGATCTTTAGAGACCTGTTCTGCCTCAGTAAAAAGTACATGACCCAGCGCCGCTTCTCCAGGGTCACCTCCGACAtgtacatgtcctccatccgCCGCTCTGTGGAGGGATCTGGTGACAGCAACTTGTCTTTCACCATGTAA